A single region of the Gadus morhua chromosome 5, gadMor3.0, whole genome shotgun sequence genome encodes:
- the pccb gene encoding LOW QUALITY PROTEIN: propionyl-CoA carboxylase beta chain, mitochondrial (The sequence of the model RefSeq protein was modified relative to this genomic sequence to represent the inferred CDS: inserted 1 base in 1 codon) — protein sequence MAAFTVARSSSRLISGXRTSFGGLARVKHGVVAATASQVSLQQQCRRYAVGQLSVKERIDKKRQEALLGGGQPRIDAQHKKGKLTARERIELLLDPESFVEYDMFVEHRCSDFGMEQDRNKFPGDSVVTGQGRINGRLVYVFSQDFTVFGGSLSGAHAQKICKVMDQAMMVGAPVIGLNDSGGARIQEGVESLAGYADIFLRNVLASGVVPQISMIMGPCAGGAVYSPALTDFTFMVKDTSYLFITGPDVVKSVTNEDVTQEELGGAKTHTAVSGVAHYAFENDVDALLNLRDFFNFLPLSNQDAAPVMESHDPSDRLVPAMDTIVPSETTKAYDMLDIIHAIVDEKNFFEIMPSYAKNIVVGFARMDGRTVGIVGNQPKVASGCLDINSSVKGARFVRFCDAFNIPIITFVDVPGFLPGTAQEYGGIIRHGAKLLYAFAEATVPKITIITRNAYGGAYDVMSSKHLRGDVNYAWPSAEVAVMGAKGAVQIIFRGKDSQVEAEAEYVEKFANPFPAAVRGFVDDIIEPSTTRKRICRDLEVLASKKQVNPWKKHANMPL from the exons ATGGCGGCCTTCACCGTTGCACGAAGCAGCTCTCGTCTAATAAGTG TTAGGACTTCTTTTGGAGGTTTGGCACGGGTAAAACACGGTGTCGTCGCCGCCACTGCTTCCCAGGTTAGTCTACAACAACAATGCCGTCGGTATGCCGTTGGCCAGTTGTCCGTGAAAGAGCGGATAGACAAGAAGCGTCAAGAGGCTCTGCTCGGGGGAGGTCAACCTAGGATTGATGCACAGCACAAAAAG GGTAAACTGACAGCGAGGGAGCGGATCGAGCTACTGCTGGATCCCGAGTCCTTCGTGGAATATGACATGTTCGTGGAGCATAGATGCTCCGACTTCGGCATGGAACAGGATCGGAACAAG TTTCCAGGGGACAGCGTTGTGACGGGACAGGGCAGAATCAACGGCAGGCTCGTCTACGTTTTCAGTCAG GACTTCACCGTGTTTGGGGGTAGTCTGTCAGGAGCCCATGCACAGAAGATCTGTAAG GTTATGGACCAGGCCATGATGGTGGGCGCGCCGGTCATCGGGTTGAATGACTCAGGAGGGGCCAGGATCCAGGAAGGAGTCGAGTCTCTAGCAGGATATGCAGATATCTTCCTG AGGAATGTTCTGGCGTCGGGTGTAGTGCCCCAGATCTCTATGATCATGGGCCCTTGTGCTGGCGGGGCCGTCTACTCCCCCGCTCTCACAGACTTCACCTTCATGGTCAAG GACACATCATACCTGTTCATCACAGGCCCTGATGTCGTGAAGTCTGTCACCAATGAGGATGTGACGCAGGAGGAATTGGGAGGagccaagacacacacagcagtgtccG GTGTGGCGCATTACGCGTTTGAGAACGACGTGGACGCGCTGCTCAACCTCCGAGACTTCTTCAACTTTCTGCCGCTCAGCAATCAGGACGCTGCTCCCGTCATGGAGTCCCATGACCCCAG TGACCGCCTGGTGCCTGCGATGGACACCATCGTCCCCTCCGAGACCACGAAAGCGTACGACATGCTGGACATCATTCATGCG ATCGTGGACGAGAAGAACTTCTTCGAGATCATGCCCAGCTACGCAAAGAACATCGTGGTGGGGTTCGCCCGCATGGACGGGCGCACTGtgggcattgtgggtaatcagCCCAAAGTGGCTTCAG GCTGTCTAGACATCAACTCTTCGGTGAAAGGCGCTCGGTTTGTGCGTTTCTGCGACGCCTTCAACATTCCCATCATCACCTTTGTGGACGTGCCCGGCTTCCTCCCAG gAACGGCCCAGGAGTACGGAGGCATCATCAGACACGGAGCCAAGCTGCTGTATGCGTTTGCCGAGGCCACCGTGCCCAagatcaccatcatcaccaggAAT GCGTACGGCGGGGCCTATGATGTCATGAGCTCCAAACACCTGAGGGGAGACGTCAACTACGCCTGGCCGTCTGCAGAGGTGGCCGTCATGGGTGCTAAG GGCGCGGTCCAGATCATCTTCAGAGGGAAGGACAGCcaggtggaggctgaggctgaATACGTGGAGAAGTTCGCCAACCCTTTCCCCGCGGCTGTCCGAG GCTTTGTGGATGACATCATTGAGCCATCGACCACACGGAAGAGGATCTGCAGAGACCTGGAGGTGCTAGCCAgcaagaagcaggtgaaccccTGGAAGAAGCACGCCAACATGCCCCTATAG
- the stag1a gene encoding cohesin subunit SA-1a isoform X2 has product MITSELPVLQDSSNESAAPDAVSLSMSMSEIEDPEVKGKKKRGRPGKQQQSATKKPRKSPTDKAVGVTRGRGKANGVAVHNGEGGEPVTLFEVVKLGKSAMQSVVDDWIESYKQDRDIALLDLINFFIQCSGCKGTVRIEMFRNMQNAEIIRKMTEEFDEDSGDYPLTMPGPLWKKFRYNFCEFICVLIRQCQYSIIYDEYMMDTVISLLTGLSDSQVRAFRHTSTLAAMKLMTALVNVALNLSIHQDNTQRQYEAERNKMAGKRANEKLELLLQKRKELQENQDEIENMMNSIFKGIFVHRYRDAIAEIRAICIEEIGVWMKMYSDAFLNDSYLKYVGWTLHDRQGEVRLKCLKALQNLYTNRELFPKLELFTNRFKDRIVSMTLDKEYDVAVEAIRLVTLILQGSEDALSNEDCENVYHLVYSAHRPVAVAAGEFLHRKLFSRHDPLAEEALAKRRGRSSPNGNLIRMLVLFFLESELHEHAAYLVDSLWESSQELLKDWECMTELLLEEPVGGEEVLSDRQESALIELMVCTIRQAAEAHPPVGRGTGKRVLTAKERKTQIDDKNKLTEHFIMALPMLLSKYQADSEKVANLLQIPQFFDLDVYSAGRMEKHLDALLKQIRLVVEKHIEADVLEACSKTYSILCSEEYTIMNRVDIARSQLIDEMTDRFAHSVEELLQEAEEADDDDIYNVLATLKRLTAFHNAHDLTRWDLFGNCYRLLKAGIEQGSMPEQIAVQALQCSHYSILWQLVKITEGAPSKDDLLALRRVVKSFLAVCQQCLSNVNTPVKEQAFMLLCDLLMIFSHQLVSGGREGLQPLVFNPDSTLQNELLNFVLDHVFIDQDDENQSMGDEEDEANKIEALHKRRNLLAAFSKLIIYDIVDMPAAADIFKHYMKYYNDYGDIIKETLSKTRQTDKIQCAKTLILSLQQLFNELLQDQGPNLDRTSSHVSGIKELARRFALTFGLDQIKTREAVATLHKDGIEFAFKFQNPRGAELPPINLAFLEVLSEFSSKLLRQDKKTVHSYLEKFMSETMSERREDVWLPLISYRNSLLTGGDEGDRMSVTSGSSSKTGSVRSKKGRPPLHKKRIEEESSVEGSWLMRSDTTLQTPGPLQPPQLTSTVLRENRAAEHLPDPDSEPGSENDFVHNPQMQMSWLGQQKMDDSSRKDRSGMSYIKSRSNQGVRQTVRGLMEDDAEPIFEDVMMSSRGQLEDMNEEFEDTMVIDLPPSRNRRERAELRPDFFDSAAMIEDESGFSMPMF; this is encoded by the exons ATGATCACCTCCGAGCTCCCCGTCCTGCA GGACTCGTCCAACGAGTCGGCGGCCCCCGACGCCGTCAGCCTGAGCATGAGCATGAGCGAGATCGAAGACCCCGAGGtgaaggggaagaagaagagggggaggcccgggaagcagcagcag tCGGCCACTAAGAAACCCCGGAAGTCTCCGACGGACAAGGCTGTGGGCGTGACCCGAGGGCGAGGGAAAGCCAATGGCGTGGCCGTACACAACGGGGAGGGCGGGGAACCAGTCACCCTGTTTGAAGTGGTCAAACTGGGCAAGAGCGCCATGCAG TCTGTTGTGGACGACTGGATCGAGTCGTACAAACAGGACCGGGACATAGCGCTGCTGGACCTCATTAACTTCTTCATTCAGTGCTCTGGCTGCAAGG GAACGGTGCGGATCGAGATGTTCCGGAACATGCAGAACGCTGAGATCATCCGCAAGATGACGGAGGAGTTCGACGAG GACAGCGGCGACTACCCACTCACCATGCCCGGCCCCCTGTGGAAGAAGTTCCGCTACAACTTCTGCGAGTTCATCTGCGTGCTGATTCGCCAGTGCCAGTACAGCATCATCTACGACGAGTACATGATGGACACGGTCATCTCACTGCTCACGGGGCTGTCGGACTCCCAGGTGCGGGCCTTCAGACACACGTCCACGCTGGCAG cgaTGAAGCTGATGACGGCGCTGGTGAACGTGGCGCTGAACCTCAGCATCCACCAGGACAACACGCAGCGGCAGTACGAGGCCGAGAGGAACAAGATGGCCGGCAAGAGGGCCAACGAGAAGCTGGAGCTGCTActacagaagaggaaggag CTCCAAGAGAACCAGGACGAAATCGAGAACATGATGAACTCCATCTTCAAGGGCATATTCGTCCATCGCTACAG ggatGCCATTGCAGAGATCCGCGCCATCTGCATCGAGGAGATCGGTGTGTGGATGAAGATGTACAGCGACGCCTTTCTCAACGACAGCTACCTGAAATACGTGGGCTGGACTCTGCACGACCGG CAAGGCGAGGTGCGTTTGAAGTGTCTGAAGGCACTGCAGAACCTGTACACCAACAGAGAACTGTTCCCCAAGCTAGAGCTCTTCACCAACCGCTTCAAG GACCGCATCGTATCGATGACCCTCGACAAGGAGTACGACGTGGCTGTGGAGGCCATCCGATTGGTCACCCTGATCCTGCA GGGGAGTGAGGACGCTCTGTCCAATGAGGACTGCGAGAACGTGTACCACCTGGTCTACTCCGCCCACCGGCCCGTGGCGGTGGCCGCCGGAGAGTTCCTCCACAGGAA gCTCTTCAGCCGCCACGACCCCCTGGCCGAGGAGGCCCTGGCCAAGCGGCGAGGCCGCAGCAGCCCCAACGGGAACCTCATCCGCATGCTGGTGCTCTTCTTCCTGGAGAGCGAG CTCCACGAGCACGCTGCCTACCTGGTGGACTCTCTGTGGGAGAGCTCCCAGGAGCTGCTGAAGGACTGGGAGTGTATGACGGAGCTGCTGCTAGAGGAGCCCgtcgggggagaggagg tgttGTCAGACAGGCAGGAGAGTGCTCTGATAGAGCTGATGGTTTGTACCATCCGCCAGGCCGCCGAAGCCCACCCACCGGTCGGCAGGGGCACCGGGAAGCgc GTGCTGACAGCGAAGGAGAGGAAGACGCAGATAGATGACAAGAACAAACTGACGGAGCACTTCATCATGGCGTTGCCGATGCTGCTGTCCAAA TACCAGGCGGACTCTGAGAAGGTGGCCAACCTGCTGCAGATCCCGCAGTTCTTCGACCTGGACGTGTACAGCGCCGGGCGCATGGAGAAGCACCTGGACGCGCTGCTGAAGCAGATCCGCCTGGTGGTGGAGAAGCACATCGAGGCGGACGTGCTGGAGGCCTGCAGCAAGACCTACAGCATCCTGTGCTCGGAGGAGTACACCATCATGAACCGCGTGGACATCGCCCGCTCGCAGCTCATCGACGAGATGACGGACCGCTTCGCCCACtcggtggaggagctgctgcaggag GCGGAGGAGGCCGACGACGACGACATCTACAACGTCCTCGCCACCCTCAAGAGGCTCACCGCCTTCCACAA TGCCCACGACCTGACCCGCTGGGACCTGTTTGGGAACTGCTACCGGCTGCTGAAAGCGGGCATCGAGCAGGGATCCATGCCCGAGCAGATCGCCGTACAAGCCCTCCAGTGTTCCCACTACTCCATCCTCTGGCAGCTGGTGAAGATCACCGAGGGAGCCCCCAGCAAG gaCGACCTGCTGGCTCTCAGGAGAGTGGTGAAGTCCTTCCTGGCAGTGTGTCAGCAGTGTCTTTCCAACGTCAACACGCCCGTCAAAGAACAG gcCTTCATGCTGCTGTGTGACCTGCTGATGATCTTCAGCCACCAGCTGGTGTCGGGGGGCCGGGAGGGTCTCCAGCCGCTGGTCTTCAACCCAGACTCCACCCTGCAGAATGAGCTGCTCAACTTCGTGCTGGACCACGTGTTCATCGACCAGGATGACGAGAACCAGAGCATGG GAGACGAGGAGGATGAGGCGAACAAGATCGAGGCGCTGCACAAGAGGAGGAACCTGTTGGCGGCCTTCAGCAAACTCATCATCTACGACATCGTAGACatgcccgccgccgccgacatCTTCAAACACTACATGAAG TACTACAACGACTACGGTGACATCATCAAGGAGACGCTGAGCAAGACGAGGCAGACGGACAAGATCCAGTGTGCCAAGACGCTCATTCTCAGCTTGCAGCag ttGTTCAACGAGCTGCTCCAGGACCAGGGGCCCAACCTGGACCGGACCTCGTCCCACGTCAGCGGCATCAAGGAGCTGGCCCGCCGCTTCGCCCTCACCTTCGGCCTGGACCAGATCAAGACCAGGGAGGCCGTCGCCACACTACACAA ggacgGTATCGAGTTTGCCTTCAAGTTCCAGAACCCCCGTGGAGCAGAGCTGCCCCCCATCAACCTGGCCTTCCTGGAGGTCCTCAGCGAGTTCTCCTCCAAGCTGCTGCGGCAGGACAAGAAGACTGT ccactcGTACCTGGAGAAGTTCATGTCGGAGACGATGTCGGAGCGCCGGGAGGACGTGTGGCTGCCGCTCATCTCGTACCGCAACAGCCTGCTGACGGGCGGCGACGAGGGAGACCGCATGTCCGTCACCTCGGGCTCCAGCAGCAAGACGGGCTCGGTGCGCAGCAAGAAGGGCCGGCCGCCGCTGCACAAGAAGCGCATCGAGG aGGAGAGCAGCGTGGAGGGCTCGTGGCTGATGCGCAGCGACACCACCTTGCAGACCCCCGGACCCCTACAGCCCCCCCAGCTCACCTCGACCGTGCTGCGGGAGAACCGGGCCGCCGAACACCTGCCGGACCCCGACTCAGAACCGGGCTCCGAGAACGACTTCGTACACAA TCCTCAGATGCAGATGTCGTGGCTGGGCCAGCAGAAGATGGACGACAGCAGCAGGAAAGATCGCTCGGGCATGAGCTACATCAAGTCACGCAGCAACCAGGGCGTCCGACAGACCGT ACGCGGTCTGATGGAGGATGACGCCGAGCCCATCTTCGAGGACGTGATGATGTCATCGCGGGGTCAACTGGAGGACATGAACGAGGAGTTTGAGGACACCATGGTGATCGACCTG CCACCGTCTCGGAACAGACGCGAGCGGGCGGAGTTGAGACCAGACTTTTTCGACTCTGCGGCGATGATCGAGGACGAGTCG GGATTCAGCATGCCAATGTTCTGA
- the stag1a gene encoding cohesin subunit SA-1a isoform X1 yields MITSELPVLQDSSNESAAPDAVSLSMSMSEIEDPEVKGKKKRGRPGKQQQSATKKPRKSPTDKAVGVTRGRGKANGVAVHNGEGGEPVTLFEVVKLGKSAMQSVVDDWIESYKQDRDIALLDLINFFIQCSGCKGTVRIEMFRNMQNAEIIRKMTEEFDEDSGDYPLTMPGPLWKKFRYNFCEFICVLIRQCQYSIIYDEYMMDTVISLLTGLSDSQVRAFRHTSTLAAMKLMTALVNVALNLSIHQDNTQRQYEAERNKMAGKRANEKLELLLQKRKELQENQDEIENMMNSIFKGIFVHRYRDAIAEIRAICIEEIGVWMKMYSDAFLNDSYLKYVGWTLHDRQGEVRLKCLKALQNLYTNRELFPKLELFTNRFKDRIVSMTLDKEYDVAVEAIRLVTLILQGSEDALSNEDCENVYHLVYSAHRPVAVAAGEFLHRKLFSRHDPLAEEALAKRRGRSSPNGNLIRMLVLFFLESELHEHAAYLVDSLWESSQELLKDWECMTELLLEEPVGGEEVLSDRQESALIELMVCTIRQAAEAHPPVGRGTGKRVLTAKERKTQIDDKNKLTEHFIMALPMLLSKYQADSEKVANLLQIPQFFDLDVYSAGRMEKHLDALLKQIRLVVEKHIEADVLEACSKTYSILCSEEYTIMNRVDIARSQLIDEMTDRFAHSVEELLQEAEEADDDDIYNVLATLKRLTAFHNAHDLTRWDLFGNCYRLLKAGIEQGSMPEQIAVQALQCSHYSILWQLVKITEGAPSKDDLLALRRVVKSFLAVCQQCLSNVNTPVKEQAFMLLCDLLMIFSHQLVSGGREGLQPLVFNPDSTLQNELLNFVLDHVFIDQDDENQSMEGDEEDEANKIEALHKRRNLLAAFSKLIIYDIVDMPAAADIFKHYMKYYNDYGDIIKETLSKTRQTDKIQCAKTLILSLQQLFNELLQDQGPNLDRTSSHVSGIKELARRFALTFGLDQIKTREAVATLHKDGIEFAFKFQNPRGAELPPINLAFLEVLSEFSSKLLRQDKKTVHSYLEKFMSETMSERREDVWLPLISYRNSLLTGGDEGDRMSVTSGSSSKTGSVRSKKGRPPLHKKRIEEESSVEGSWLMRSDTTLQTPGPLQPPQLTSTVLRENRAAEHLPDPDSEPGSENDFVHNPQMQMSWLGQQKMDDSSRKDRSGMSYIKSRSNQGVRQTVRGLMEDDAEPIFEDVMMSSRGQLEDMNEEFEDTMVIDLPPSRNRRERAELRPDFFDSAAMIEDESGFSMPMF; encoded by the exons ATGATCACCTCCGAGCTCCCCGTCCTGCA GGACTCGTCCAACGAGTCGGCGGCCCCCGACGCCGTCAGCCTGAGCATGAGCATGAGCGAGATCGAAGACCCCGAGGtgaaggggaagaagaagagggggaggcccgggaagcagcagcag tCGGCCACTAAGAAACCCCGGAAGTCTCCGACGGACAAGGCTGTGGGCGTGACCCGAGGGCGAGGGAAAGCCAATGGCGTGGCCGTACACAACGGGGAGGGCGGGGAACCAGTCACCCTGTTTGAAGTGGTCAAACTGGGCAAGAGCGCCATGCAG TCTGTTGTGGACGACTGGATCGAGTCGTACAAACAGGACCGGGACATAGCGCTGCTGGACCTCATTAACTTCTTCATTCAGTGCTCTGGCTGCAAGG GAACGGTGCGGATCGAGATGTTCCGGAACATGCAGAACGCTGAGATCATCCGCAAGATGACGGAGGAGTTCGACGAG GACAGCGGCGACTACCCACTCACCATGCCCGGCCCCCTGTGGAAGAAGTTCCGCTACAACTTCTGCGAGTTCATCTGCGTGCTGATTCGCCAGTGCCAGTACAGCATCATCTACGACGAGTACATGATGGACACGGTCATCTCACTGCTCACGGGGCTGTCGGACTCCCAGGTGCGGGCCTTCAGACACACGTCCACGCTGGCAG cgaTGAAGCTGATGACGGCGCTGGTGAACGTGGCGCTGAACCTCAGCATCCACCAGGACAACACGCAGCGGCAGTACGAGGCCGAGAGGAACAAGATGGCCGGCAAGAGGGCCAACGAGAAGCTGGAGCTGCTActacagaagaggaaggag CTCCAAGAGAACCAGGACGAAATCGAGAACATGATGAACTCCATCTTCAAGGGCATATTCGTCCATCGCTACAG ggatGCCATTGCAGAGATCCGCGCCATCTGCATCGAGGAGATCGGTGTGTGGATGAAGATGTACAGCGACGCCTTTCTCAACGACAGCTACCTGAAATACGTGGGCTGGACTCTGCACGACCGG CAAGGCGAGGTGCGTTTGAAGTGTCTGAAGGCACTGCAGAACCTGTACACCAACAGAGAACTGTTCCCCAAGCTAGAGCTCTTCACCAACCGCTTCAAG GACCGCATCGTATCGATGACCCTCGACAAGGAGTACGACGTGGCTGTGGAGGCCATCCGATTGGTCACCCTGATCCTGCA GGGGAGTGAGGACGCTCTGTCCAATGAGGACTGCGAGAACGTGTACCACCTGGTCTACTCCGCCCACCGGCCCGTGGCGGTGGCCGCCGGAGAGTTCCTCCACAGGAA gCTCTTCAGCCGCCACGACCCCCTGGCCGAGGAGGCCCTGGCCAAGCGGCGAGGCCGCAGCAGCCCCAACGGGAACCTCATCCGCATGCTGGTGCTCTTCTTCCTGGAGAGCGAG CTCCACGAGCACGCTGCCTACCTGGTGGACTCTCTGTGGGAGAGCTCCCAGGAGCTGCTGAAGGACTGGGAGTGTATGACGGAGCTGCTGCTAGAGGAGCCCgtcgggggagaggagg tgttGTCAGACAGGCAGGAGAGTGCTCTGATAGAGCTGATGGTTTGTACCATCCGCCAGGCCGCCGAAGCCCACCCACCGGTCGGCAGGGGCACCGGGAAGCgc GTGCTGACAGCGAAGGAGAGGAAGACGCAGATAGATGACAAGAACAAACTGACGGAGCACTTCATCATGGCGTTGCCGATGCTGCTGTCCAAA TACCAGGCGGACTCTGAGAAGGTGGCCAACCTGCTGCAGATCCCGCAGTTCTTCGACCTGGACGTGTACAGCGCCGGGCGCATGGAGAAGCACCTGGACGCGCTGCTGAAGCAGATCCGCCTGGTGGTGGAGAAGCACATCGAGGCGGACGTGCTGGAGGCCTGCAGCAAGACCTACAGCATCCTGTGCTCGGAGGAGTACACCATCATGAACCGCGTGGACATCGCCCGCTCGCAGCTCATCGACGAGATGACGGACCGCTTCGCCCACtcggtggaggagctgctgcaggag GCGGAGGAGGCCGACGACGACGACATCTACAACGTCCTCGCCACCCTCAAGAGGCTCACCGCCTTCCACAA TGCCCACGACCTGACCCGCTGGGACCTGTTTGGGAACTGCTACCGGCTGCTGAAAGCGGGCATCGAGCAGGGATCCATGCCCGAGCAGATCGCCGTACAAGCCCTCCAGTGTTCCCACTACTCCATCCTCTGGCAGCTGGTGAAGATCACCGAGGGAGCCCCCAGCAAG gaCGACCTGCTGGCTCTCAGGAGAGTGGTGAAGTCCTTCCTGGCAGTGTGTCAGCAGTGTCTTTCCAACGTCAACACGCCCGTCAAAGAACAG gcCTTCATGCTGCTGTGTGACCTGCTGATGATCTTCAGCCACCAGCTGGTGTCGGGGGGCCGGGAGGGTCTCCAGCCGCTGGTCTTCAACCCAGACTCCACCCTGCAGAATGAGCTGCTCAACTTCGTGCTGGACCACGTGTTCATCGACCAGGATGACGAGAACCAGAGCATGG AAGGAGACGAGGAGGATGAGGCGAACAAGATCGAGGCGCTGCACAAGAGGAGGAACCTGTTGGCGGCCTTCAGCAAACTCATCATCTACGACATCGTAGACatgcccgccgccgccgacatCTTCAAACACTACATGAAG TACTACAACGACTACGGTGACATCATCAAGGAGACGCTGAGCAAGACGAGGCAGACGGACAAGATCCAGTGTGCCAAGACGCTCATTCTCAGCTTGCAGCag ttGTTCAACGAGCTGCTCCAGGACCAGGGGCCCAACCTGGACCGGACCTCGTCCCACGTCAGCGGCATCAAGGAGCTGGCCCGCCGCTTCGCCCTCACCTTCGGCCTGGACCAGATCAAGACCAGGGAGGCCGTCGCCACACTACACAA ggacgGTATCGAGTTTGCCTTCAAGTTCCAGAACCCCCGTGGAGCAGAGCTGCCCCCCATCAACCTGGCCTTCCTGGAGGTCCTCAGCGAGTTCTCCTCCAAGCTGCTGCGGCAGGACAAGAAGACTGT ccactcGTACCTGGAGAAGTTCATGTCGGAGACGATGTCGGAGCGCCGGGAGGACGTGTGGCTGCCGCTCATCTCGTACCGCAACAGCCTGCTGACGGGCGGCGACGAGGGAGACCGCATGTCCGTCACCTCGGGCTCCAGCAGCAAGACGGGCTCGGTGCGCAGCAAGAAGGGCCGGCCGCCGCTGCACAAGAAGCGCATCGAGG aGGAGAGCAGCGTGGAGGGCTCGTGGCTGATGCGCAGCGACACCACCTTGCAGACCCCCGGACCCCTACAGCCCCCCCAGCTCACCTCGACCGTGCTGCGGGAGAACCGGGCCGCCGAACACCTGCCGGACCCCGACTCAGAACCGGGCTCCGAGAACGACTTCGTACACAA TCCTCAGATGCAGATGTCGTGGCTGGGCCAGCAGAAGATGGACGACAGCAGCAGGAAAGATCGCTCGGGCATGAGCTACATCAAGTCACGCAGCAACCAGGGCGTCCGACAGACCGT ACGCGGTCTGATGGAGGATGACGCCGAGCCCATCTTCGAGGACGTGATGATGTCATCGCGGGGTCAACTGGAGGACATGAACGAGGAGTTTGAGGACACCATGGTGATCGACCTG CCACCGTCTCGGAACAGACGCGAGCGGGCGGAGTTGAGACCAGACTTTTTCGACTCTGCGGCGATGATCGAGGACGAGTCG GGATTCAGCATGCCAATGTTCTGA